The genomic region gtggcaaactttaaacacttttatagatatctttaagaaatggctttcttcttgccactcttccataaaggccagatttgtgcaatatacgactgattgttgtcctatggacagtctcccacctcagctgtagatctctgcagttcatccagagtgatcatgggcctcttggctgcatctctgatcagtcttctccttgtatgagctgaaagtttagagggacggccaggtcttggtagatttgcagtggtctgatactccttccatttcaatattatcgcttgcacagtgctccttgggatgtttaaagcttgggaaatctttttgtatccaaatccggctttaaacttcttcacaacagtatctcggacctgcctggtgtgttccttgttcttcatgatgctctctgcgcttttaacggacctctgagactatcacagtgcaggtgcatttatacggagacttgattacacacaggtggattgtatttatcatcattagtcatttaggtcaacattggatcattcagagatcctcactgaacttctggagagagtttgctgcactgaaaggggctgtataaaggggctgaataattttgcacgcccaatttttcagtttttgatttgttaaaaaagtttgaaatatccaataaatgtcgttccacttcatgattgtgtcccacttgttgattctacacaaaaaatacagttttatatctttatgtttgaagcctgaaatgtggcaaaaggtcgcaaagttcaagggggccgaatactttcgcaaggcactgtatatcagcctgtcttcctctatatcacaacctctctatatatatatatatcagcctgtcttcctctatatcacaacctcatatatatatatatatatatcagcctgttttcctctatatctatatcagcctgtcttcctctatatcacaaCCTCTCTATATAGATCAGcctgtcttcctctatatcacaacctctctctctatatagatcagcctgtcttcctctatatcacaacctctctatatatcagcctgttttcctctatatctatatcagcctgtcttcctctatatcacaacctctctctatatagatcagcctgtcttcctctatatcacaacctctctctatatatattagcctgtcttcctctatatcacaacctctctctatatacatcagcccgtcttcctctatatcacaacctctatatatatatatatatatatatatatatatatatatatatatatatatatcagcctGTCTTCCTCTATGTCACAACCTCGCTCTCTCTATATCAGCTTGTCTTCCTCCAAgtcacaacctctctctctagaTATCAGTCTTCCAGTCTGTCTCTCACCTTGAGTTTGTGCTCCTTCCTGTTGATGATGACGGCGGTGATCTGCTGGTCCATGAAGATGAGGATGGTGCAGAGTAGGGCAGGGATGGCTGCAGCCAGCATGGTCCACCAGGGGTTGGTCCCCAGCGGGGAGATCAGCCAGCCACGGTTCTCAGACGTGGGCTAGAGGAGCAGGCACGGTCAGGAAAGAAcgtcacaacacacacagtaaaccgggatgtcacaacacacacagtaaaccAGCAGGtcacaactagaggtcgaccgattaatcggaatcgccgattaattagggccgatttcaagttttcataacaatcagattttttttttttttacatctttatttaactaggcaaatcagttaacaacacattcttattttcaatgacggcctaggaacggtgggttaactgccccgttcaggggcagaaagacagattttcaccttgttggccctggggattcaatcttgcaaccttacagttaactagtccaacgcaataacgacctgcctctctctcgttgcactccacaaggagactgcctgttacgcaaatgcagtaagccaagtaagttgctagctagcattaaacttttcttataaaaaacaatcaatcataatcactactcaactacacatggttgatgatattactagatattatctagtgtgtcctgcgttgcatataatctgactgcgcatacaagcatctaagtatctgacAGCGGTGGTAGGTAGAAGCAGGcccgtaaacattcattcaaacagcactttcgtgcgttttgccagcagctcttcgttgtgcgtcaagcattgctttgtttatgacttcaaacctatcaactcccgagatgaggctttcaccgaagtgaaatggctggctagttagcgcgcgctaatagcatttcaaacttcactcgctctaagccttggggtggttgtttcccttgctctgcatgggtaatgctgcttcgatgtggtggctgttgtcgttgtgttgctggttcgagcccagggaagagcgaggagagggacggaagctatactgttacactggcaatactaaagtgcctataagaacatccaatagtcaaaggttaatgaaatacaaatggcagagagggaaatagtcctataataactagaacctaaaacttcttacctgggaatattgaagactcatgttaaaaggaaccaccagctttcatatgttctcatgttctgagcaaggaactgaaatattagctttcttacatagcacatattgcacttttactttcttcttgcattatttaaaccaaattgaacatgtttcattatctacttgaggctaaattgattttattgatgtattatattaagttaaaataagtgttaattcagtattgttgtaattgtcattattacaaatacattgtttttaaaaatgtgtattatatatattttttcaaattttatttttaaaaatcggccgatgaatcggtatcggctttttgggtcctccaataatcggcatcggctttgaaaaatcataaatcggtcgacctctcgtcacaacacatacagtaaaccAGAAcgtcacaacacacacagtaaaccAGTAGGTCACAATACACACAGTAAACTAGTAGgtcacaacacatacagtaaaccAGTGTCTCAAATAGTAGGTTGATAATACTCTAAAATAGGGCAGTGCTATCCAGGTTTCTCTCTTTATAACTGGAAGTTGACTAAATAAATGAGTTCATATTTTCCATACCCTGATCTCATTCAATCAAATCCATTGATAATCAGGACATGGTTCGTTATCTTATCTATATAGGACATTCTTTATCTATTCAGAGTGTCAAGGTTTGTTCGAGTCCCAACACAAATACATTAAATAAACTACTCTGACCTAGATCAGCACAAAGACACAAACAGGCTCCTCCTGCCTGTTCTAGTTTAGTGAACTTGGCACATACCTGACAGATTCTGTTGGCAATCTGATGTACAGTATCATAGTAGGGTGTTAGTGGACTAAATGAAACGTTGGTTTTAGTGTTATACAGAACACTATTTCATGAGGATAGGACTGACCATTGCTGAGATTTTATTTTCAGGTTATTGGAAAAGGTAAAATTTTTTGGACAGGTCGATGTTAATCCCTAGTCAAAAATGGCAACAAACCACCTGTCTGGATTCTTAGATTCAACACGTTTTGTTCAATGTCTCACAATAGGCTTGTCAAATTAACCACATTTCCATCCACGGGTTTTACGAGTCAAGAGTACGTCTGAAAACAATCATCATGACATCAGCTGCTGCTGCGATGGAAACAGGAGGTTTCAGTACAATGTTATAAATGCTGACAGATAATCTGTTCGTTTGACATGGTGCAATCATTTTGTGTCTAAAATATTAATTATGCAAGTAATGGTGGTGGAAACACCTTTATACACAAATATTgttataataaccatcatatcaaagtaaacttgggAGTCTCGATGAGATGGTGTGTTATCCTCCCACTACAACTCAGGAaaacatgcagtttattaggcgaCAGATGAAATACATTCTGATGAACTTCAGTGATGaccttgatgctcctttccaataaatattgagcgTCTTATTCTGGCGTCATGATAGTCAATCCTTGACTGCTGCTTGCAAATAAAAACTAGTTCTTCTACAGAATCTATAAATGTAGACTAGCCTCCCCACACCGCCTTCCCCAACTGTATCAGAGCTGTTAGCTGGAGCGcaggtgccaagaccagagtaagCACATTTGCTATTTTATGCAACAGTTTTTGTAGAGTTGACAATGCGATGGAAATacattgaactttagatttttTATTCAGTACACGAAAAATAtcattttgtgtgcactacgtcatcacgcactgTTTGGTGAAAACACCACTGCTGGGAAAATACGCAGATTGGTTTTATGTGgctaattggatggaaacctagctactgttaAGGAACTTTCAGGACTGATGGAGAACACCGAGATGATTCAAATACAAGTCAAATCGATTCAATTAAAATGGTGTATTAAGCAAATGATCCAACATTTTTTCAGGCAAGGTGGTCATATTATTAACACATTTTAATGCTTTATGCAAAACTTAGTAACAATTTGAAACCATTTATGAAATGATAACTTTTGATCATACTTTATCACACACACTAAACTGTAACACAGAAGGCTACAATGGAGTTAGGTTATACAGTAATGTTATTTTTGGTGTTGAGTTACTTTGGTGATGAGAGGATGAACTGCAGCAAATTATTAGCCTAGTCATAGCTAAATAACAGTGAACTAAGCCTGTTTCTAATCGATTGTAAGGCTGTTGCCACTGAATTCTCGTAGTTTATACTTGAAAGAATAAAAACCATCAATCACAAAATTCCCCGCTGGCACATTACAGCCACTGCAGAGCAGCGCTGCCTCTCACCTGGGTTATTACCTCAGCGAACTGTCAGCCACTCCCACACAGCTCGCACCAATCATGGAAGTGGGGGTGGCGAAAGGGGAATTTGGACCAATCCCTGACAACCCAGTAGCTATGAAGCTCTACTTTGTAACTGGCTGTGTTTTTTTTAGTTTCTCTGAAAACACCTGAATGACAGAAGTGAGGGAAAAACGTTTCACCTGATATTTCAGTGAAAAGACATCTGATGACCATGAAACAACCTCAGGACTTTCCAATGTCACATCGATCGTACTCTGATCGGTTGAGGAATACCTTCCGCCAAGAGCAAATAGGAACACACCGATTTCGCGGGTTTCACAAAAAGGTCTTTGAACATCCTTAGCATGGCACATTCAGTATTGTGATTGCCACGTTAATGTTTTCAAATGATTTAATATGTATTTTGATGACCACATTATTGACATTAAGTCAAACAGATTTTTACAATTCTCGCATAATGTCCATTGTATGTCGTGTCACTTAACACAATAATAATGTATTCGGATATAATCATTTAGACTTTTTTTAatgtgaaacaatttaaaggcccaAACTAAACTAAATTCAGAGATAACTGTTTGAAACCAATCCATACCTGAAAGCGGTCAGGCACATTCAGTTTGGGGGAGGGAATGCCCACCAGGTAGTCCACCAGGACCATGATCATGATGGTCAGGAAGACCGCGAAGTCACTGATGGTCGACCGTACCTGGAACACAGAAGGACAGAGAGTGAGAAGGAGTGCACAGCTGAAAAGGAAAGAGGTAAAGGTTCAAATATAGAGGATCAAACCaagggagagagcagagtggTAGGACCTAAACTCACTAGTACACAACCCTGACAGACACATCACTCCTACTCTAATGCCAAACCTTGGTGGGAAAGTAGAGCTTGGTCTTGAACTGcttgaggaaggaggagaggaagaaggtagTGAAGAAGAGGATGACGGACCAGAAGAGGACGTCAGGGATGTAGGGACCATGTTGACCGCAAGCTGGCCCAATAAACTCCCCACGCAGCCTAGAACACTCCTACAACACAGACCGGGGGAAGGACAGTTGAGGGTTGTCAAAATCAACTTTATGTCCATGCATGAAATCAATGTAATTTTACTATTGAAATGGAAAACCAGTACAAGACAGATTACAACAATAAGAAGGTATCATGGACACCccataagcacacacacgcaagcagacacacataaaaaaacacacaacttACATCAACATCCAGTTGGGTCCAAGATATTGATTCCGGTGTGACCCCGCTGTGGTTCCAGACCTGCTGGATCTCAGGCGTGGCGTTAACCGGCGGAGAACATTGACATCTGAGACAGAGACTAAACATTAACCGACACCGTTCACCTACTACAGCTGACCTAACCAAAACGCCTACTACAGCTGACCAAACCAAAACGCCTACGGCAGCTGACCAAACCAAAACGCCTACGGCAGCTGACCAAACCAAAACGCCTACGGCAGCTGACCAAAACAAACGCCTACGGCAGCTGACCAAAACAAACGCCTACGGCAGCTGACCAAACCAAACGCCTACGGCAGCTGACCTAACCAAAACGCCTACGGCAGCTGACCAAAACAAAACGCCTACGGCAGCTGACCAAAACAAAACGCCTACGGCAGCTGACCAAACCAAAACGCCTACGGCAGCTGACCTAACCAAAACGCCTACGGCAGCTGACCTAACCAAAACGCCTACGACAGCTGACCAAACCAAAACGCCtacctgaccaaaccaaaacgcCTACGACAGCTGACCAAACCAAAACGCCTACGCAGCTGACCAAACCAAAACGCCTACTCAGCTGACCAAACCAAAACGCCTACGACAGCTGACCAAACCAAAacgcctactacgacaaccatCACGCAAACCAACCATCACGCCTACTACAGCTGACCTAACCATCACGCCTACTCCAGCTGACCCAACTAACCATCACGCCTACTCCAACTGCCCTAACCATCACGCCTACTCCAACTGCCCTAACCATCACGCCTCCACTCCAACTGCCCTCCAACTAACCATCACGCCGACTCCAACTGCCCTAACCATCACGCCGACTCCAACTGCCCTAACCATCACGCCGACTCCAACTGCCCTAACCATCACGCCGACTCCAACTGCCCTAACCATCACGCCGACTCCAACTGCCCTAACCATCACGCCGACTCCAACTGCCCTAACCATCACGCCGACTCCAACTGCCCTAACCAACCAAAACTCCAACTGCCCTAACCATCACAACTGCCCTAACCATCACGCCGACTCAACTGCCCTAACCATCACGCCGACTCCAACTGCCCTAACCATCACGCCGACTCCAACTGCCCTAACCATCACGGCCCCTAACATCACGCCGACTCCAACTGCCCTAACCATCACGCCGACTCCAACTGCCCTAACCATCACGCCGACTCCAACTGCCCTAACCATCACGCCGACTCCAACTGCCCTAACCATCACGCCGACTCCAACTGCCCTAACCATCACGCCGACTCTGCCCTAACCATCACGCCCAACTGACCCAACCAAAACACCTACTACaactgacctaaccaaaacaccTGAGGTAGTTTGGATGTGCAGAGTACACTTCCTTTAAACTATGTAGAAGGTCGTAGCTCAGCGCTTTAACACGTAGAAGGTCGTAGCTCAGCGCTCTAACACGTAGAAGGTCGTAGCTCAGCGCTCTAACACGTAGAAGGTCGTAGCTCAGCGCTCTAACACGTAGAAGGTCGTAGCTCAGCGCTCTTACATGTAGAAGGTGAGGTTGTCCAGCTTGTTGTTCATGTTGATGGGGTAGAGTTCCCCCAGGTGAACCAGCTTCTCCAGGGCCTCGTAGATGAAGATGATGCAGATGAGCGCTGCGAAGGCTTCCTCCGTGAAGCGGGTGATGTAACAGACCAGGGAGCTGGCGTCCGTGGCAACCAGGACGAGGCACAGGAAGGCCGTCCACAGGCCGATGCTGGTCCTCAAGGACAGGTAGGACAGGTCGTAGTCACTGGACAtggggagatggggacagagggttagggagacaacacacacacacaatactaaaTGTATATGGACAACTTAAAGTACTGGCATTGGTCCTATACAAACCCGATGTCACAAAATGAGAAATAATTTCAAACTTACAGAAGTAGGAATCCTAAAACTGAATAAGCAACAACCCTCATCCTGAAAAGCAATACTAGATCAGGTCACCTGTTGAACCCTGACCAGGTACACAAGGTCTGGATTTCCAGACTGGGGGGGGGATGGGAGATACACTATTTACCTTATTGAAGAACTAGGTTTAGATAAAGCAATGACTTCGGGAATCCCTGTTTGCTTGcaacatctctgtgtgtgtgggggtgtgtgtgtgtgggtgtatgtatgACAGAGagtgggtgtctgtctctatAAGAGCTAAGGAGAGTGTGAGCCGTGTTAcattcttcctcttctctctgcgaCCTTGttgatcacacacacagaggcgaGCGATAATGGCACCCTGCAGCCTTCCACTGCTGGCCCTGGCCTGCCTGTCTCTGTTGGTCACAGCTCAGCCCACCTGGGGGGACCAGGACATCCCCTCCATGTTCAGACAGATCATGGACACTGTGGCAGAGCTGAAGGCCAAGTCTGACCTAACAGCCAGCGTGCTCGGTAAGATGGACCTGGAAAACATTATGCTGTGACAATttcggttgtgtgtgtgtgtgtgtgtgtgtgtgtgtgtgtgtgtgtgtgtgtgtgtgtgtgtgtgtgtgtgtgtaagcctgaATTGCCACTGTGTATGTGCAGTGGAAGAGAGAGTGGGGCTGTGTATAAAGATAGATGTTACTACAGTGAAAGTGCTGTGTATTCTCCATGTTTCTAGCTATGAAAGAGAGATTGGAATCCATGGAGAAAGAACTGCAGGCACTGAAAGGTGAGAAAGCATCATCTGTTGTGTGGAGTGTGGTAactgataagaatgtggtgaggTTTTACACACGCAGATGCGTAGACAATTACATGACAACCAATGGTGTGTGATCTGGAATACTGATGTGTGTTGATAAATGAATGAAATGTGCATTCCACAGACATTCCTAAGGTGGCGTTCGCAGCATCACTGGGAGGCAATGGACTCCAAAAGGCAGGAGACTTTAACAAAAAGCTGGTCTACAGAGAGGTCTTGACAAATGTTGGTGGTGCATACAACGtagagacaggtaacacacacacacacacacacacacacacacactttaaccctCTCCTCATTCTTCCCCTGTTAAAAACAACCCTGTCCTCTCAGGTGAATTCACGGCTCCGGTTCGTGGAGTCTACTACATCCGGTTCACGGCCAACGCTCCTACAGACGTCACCTTGAGCTCCATGCTGTATAAGAACGGCGGCAAAGTCATTCTGGCCGCTCACGAGAGTCCGTCCGGCGAGGGCAGCGACACAGCGTCTAACGGAGCCACTCTGCTGCTGGAGGAGGGAGACCGTCTGCAAATGATGCTGTGGGCCAACACCCAGGTCTGGGACAACGCCAACCACCACAGCACCTTCAGCGGCTTTCTCCTCTTCCCCATGCCACAGCAGCTGAAGCAATAGGTCtacatccctcctctccccatgaCACAGCAACCAGAGGTGTACATACACAGTAGCATTATTTTCAACTGTTGTTAAATCATTGACTGAATTAAAAATAACATTGAGGTGAAAGTCTGCTTAttccgtcattataaataagaatttgttgcctagttaaataaggttaagcttctgaagctaagcagggttggtcctggtcagtcactggatgggagaccagatgctgctggaagtggtgttggagggccagtaagaggcactctttcctctggtcgaaaacatatcccaatgccccagggcagtgatggGGGACACTGCCCTATGTAGGGTGCAGTttttcagatgggacgttaaacgggtgttctggctctctgaggtcattaaagatcccatggcacttatcgtaagagtaggggtgttaaccacagtgtcctggctagattcccaagctgtccctcataccatcacggtcacctaatcatccccagcttacaattgactccttcatccccctcctctcccctttacCTATCCCCCAggccgttgctgtaaatgagaacgtgttctcagtcaacttacctggtaaaataacattaaaaatatatttaaaaataaataaaatattctgCATATTAGACTGGTATTTTAGCTTATACCTCTACCTCCAGTGGGAACATCAGTTATTGTCCAGTAGATGAAAGATAAATTATCTTAAACTCTGGCATGATCTTTTCTCCTTGAGTACTTGGGGCTAATACCATAATACCCCTCAACTTGATTACAGACGATGGTCACTTCTGTTTCAGTTGAGTGTAGGTGTCAGTCTTCTCTTTACCAGCAGATGGTGCTATAGTAACACAAATTCCAGATCTGGTTTACAGTAGCCTGGCCTCCAGCCCTGTCCCTTTACAATGTGAACAGGCTTTCAAGTTGTAGGCCACCTCTgatgttagtgctgggctgtataGGTTCCCATCATATTGCTCATCAAATC from Oncorhynchus masou masou isolate Uvic2021 chromosome 29, UVic_Omas_1.1, whole genome shotgun sequence harbors:
- the LOC135520812 gene encoding complement C1q-like protein 4 translates to MAPCSLPLLALACLSLLVTAQPTWGDQDIPSMFRQIMDTVAELKAKSDLTASVLAMKERLESMEKELQALKDIPKVAFAASLGGNGLQKAGDFNKKLVYREVLTNVGGAYNVETGEFTAPVRGVYYIRFTANAPTDVTLSSMLYKNGGKVILAAHESPSGEGSDTASNGATLLLEEGDRLQMMLWANTQVWDNANHHSTFSGFLLFPMPQQLKQ